The Malus domestica chromosome 10, GDT2T_hap1 nucleotide sequence TGTAAGTTGTAATAGCccccaacttaaattttttcCTCTATATAATCCCCAATTCTCACCCCTAAGTGGCATTATTCAAGAATTTTTTCATGTATTCAAAAACTATAAAGATGAGCAGCACACTACATACAAGACGAGACAAGCCAAATCCCAACCTAATAATGCCACCCTATAGATATACTTCTATAACATAGTAGTTTATTACCTCAAGGGAAAAGAAACAAATATCAAGATGTCAATGTTTTACAAACACTACATGGCCTAAACATCTACTCACATCATGTATCACGCAAATAgaaaaaaagcaaacaaaaatgTAAACATATGACAGAAGCAGCAGAGCAGTGTACCTACAACGTTGATCAGATGTGGTAGTCATTTGCATGGTTTCACCTGTCACAAGATGCTCAACAACCGTTGACAGTAATGATACAACCTACAAATGCAcaaaaatgatgcaaaaacatgTTAAAACAACTAAAGTGAATGCGCATCCTTGTGTCTGTGATACTTGGGAATATGACTATGAAAAGGTATGGGATCCATGTCCAGACTTGCTGAAATTTCAGGCAGATCACCTTCATACTTCACTGGTGGATGATAATGTTGAAGGTTGTCGTGTTTGGTGATGAAAAAATTGATTCAGTAGTTTATCCCCGAGTGTGAAAGTTCATAAGAAGGAAGGGGGAGGCAAAACTAAATTAACTGCCTTGCTTGACAAGATAAGGAGCTGACccatttgattgaataaaaTATATCAGGGATTTTTCTCTTTCGTATTACTTGTTTGGCCTTAAGATACTTTATTCTTGCTCCACATCTTTCGTAGTAGCTTACATGACATGGAACATTGCAATGTGCTAAAAGTAATAAGCAAGGGCATCGAGGTCGACCTGGAAGATAGTATGGACCTTGGCAATATACCATTCCAAAATGAGCCCCAAATCCCAGTCATTAAGGAACTGACAACACTCCCtccccacccccacctccctGCAGCCTGACCCCACCAAATAAACTTTCTAGTTATAGGCTAATAAGAATCAAGATTATGCGTTAAATCTAAATAACATTTTTTCAACATAGGGATGAAATAAAACTCCTCTAAGCATAGTCTGCCAGAACAGCATATCGAATATGTGGACCTTTGTAGCCAAGTCTCTCATATCCCTAATATCAGAAACAATATGAGCCAAAAAGCATGAAATATAGTCCCACGTGTTATTGCTCATCTCAGTATATTAGTACATAATAATCCATCCGTACCTCTGTGTTTCTCAAAGACGCAAGTGCGACACAAGCTCGGGAAAGCAGAAAATCCCCTGCTAAAACAGCTAACTGCATTCAATAGTGGAAAGATGAGTATCATATCATACAAAACCCATTCATAACTCTGTATGTTCCCAAAGCAGAATCATTATTAATAACggaaagaaaaaagggaaaaaattgATATAGTACTGCAATCAATCTCACATTCTATTAAAATGTTCAATAGTTTAGCAATAATTAATATCATTCGGCGGGAGGGGTGATCAGCAGCAGCCATGTGTCCCCTTCCCCTTTTAGATATCAAAATAAGCTCTTCTAGGAATGGAAATTACATAACTAGCAGCTGTCCCAAATAGCGTTTAATAGAAAACATACCATTCCTTCATGTTCTGGGCCTTTATCATATTGATTGTTGGATATCATCCAACGACTAGAACATGATATGGGCCTTGTTTAAATGCTAAATGTGATGCATATGGACACTCTTATACATATGTAAAATTATCACAGAAACTCTCCAAAACTCCAACAAACACATTCGTCCCTATACCTTTGATTAAAATGTAAGTAACTtttgaagagagaagaagaaatgtGTCAAAATGAATTATGTTCTTCTAAGAAAAGGCAATTTGACCAATTTAAAGGAACCAAAAGCACACCTTATTTCCCATTACACAATTTAATGAACCAACACCACGCCTTGTGTCTGCATCATCCAATACATCATCATGTAGAAGACTTGCCACCTGACACATAAAAATAGTTACGTTACAAGCTTTTTTTGGCTTCAATCTTGAGAACAATATCATATCCTCAATGTCAACAACTTACTCATTAAACATTATAACACATATACCATTCCTATCAAGTGTAACTAGATTTTTCACAGAAATTCACTGATACAGTACATGCTAAGTTAATAATATTACTGTAGATAACTTGCTGGGGCGGAAAGGTAAGATGATACATTTACGCTTACCAAAAATTTAGGGGAAAAAGGAGTTCTAATTCGAACAAGTGCAACTCAGAAAGAATTTATAACAACCCATTAAAAACAGTTTTGGAAGGACACGAATGAATCTAGGGATTCCCCACAGACAATGCATGTTATTAGTACACTAGAAAACGATTTTTTTTCTAGTAATATGTACTATGTagcatatatattaaaataaaaaacgatACCAACAAAACCACTAGCAATGATATAACTAACATGAATCATCTCTGTAACTTCTGCTATACATTGTTGTCTTGCGCGTAGCTCTGTTGACAAAGCCTCTCGCAACTGCGTAGGAGGTTCAGGTACAGTGATATTCAAAGCAGTTGACATCAGCAATAAGACCTGCGTATAGAATAAATTGAGCAACTTTTAACCTTGACGACAATCATAATTCCTGAAAACATAAAGTTGGGATCAAGAGTTTgcatgttagacacagaacaATAATCTTCAGCCACTTATCTATTCCAACGGATTCTCCTAAGAGTACAAGACAGAAGGCAATTTACTAAATAATATATAGCAAGAAAATATCCAGTATACAGCATCTTGATATTCTGTGAAACAGAGAAAGTGAAACAATGAAatagtactatttatattacCGTGGGACGAAACCTCTTTCCTTCTACCCCCATTTTAAAGAAGTATTCGGCAGCGGAGGCAAGCTTAGGGACCTGGAATCAAGAACAAATCTGATCCATGATCATATGATATAACATTTGAATCTTATGAAACCATCAGGATCAACCCTCCATTCTAACATGTATGTCCTTAGCGTAAAATCAATGAAATCCAAggagacagaaaatagatatacCTCAGCAACTACCATTGCCCGCAACCTGTTTGCAATAATTGACAGTTCATCGGAAACAAGTGAGAATGGGTCAAGTGGTTCCTGAAAATCAGTATGTAAGCACATTGGTAGAGTGGACAAACAAAATTATCTATGACGAAAGAAAACTAAAGTTTCTAAGAGAATGGTACATGAGAATTTTGAACCTTGACAACGACGACAAGTTAAACTTACTTTCAACTTTGTAATTGGCCACAAGAAACAATAAACATCTCATACATTTCGCTCAAGAGGCTGATCTCACATAAACTAACTACTTAAACTTTTGCATAATCAGCCAGgattcaattaaaaaaataacaccCCGGAAACTCGAAATTTTCATGCTTTCATACATTTGACATTGAACTTCCAAATGGGCGTGtgggaaaattaaaaaacaaccaTAAATATGAATACCCAAAAACCTCACCTCAACCATGGAGCTGCTTTGCTGGTGAATTTGGTGCTTCGAAACATGGAAAACCGGCGGCAAGCCCCACGAAAAGAACTCTCTGCAACCCATAATCTACCAACACACAACCAATCAAAACCCTGAAACATAACATAATACAAACACATTCCCAAAACTTTCAATCTCAGAGATTTACGGAGCGAAGTTACCTTCTGGGTCGAATCACTCAGCGACTGAGAGTAAGCGCTGGCGGCAACGAACTGCGGGTCCCGGCGATGGGAAAGAAAACACCGACACAACCCATTGAAGCTGCTTCTTTGAATCCGAGAAAATCCCCGCGAAAATAAcatacttttcttttctctgtCGCAGTAAAACTGAAAGCGATTTAAAGGGACGAactttaagagagagagagagagagtttcagagagttttttgggtttttttgggAGAGGAGGGTcaaagtggaagaagaagaaggaacgCCTAAGGGAGGAGAGAGGTGTGTGGCTTATGTGTAAGCGCCACAGCCATGTGACGAATTGACGACCGCCAAACGCAGACCATGTAACAAAACGCGCACTTTTGCTTCCTAAATTCCTCCTACTCAAGGTTTAGTTTTACGGACCTAGCTTCTAtatattctcatttttttttatttgtacggtcacgattaaatcacgttaatattttatatcattattaatttttatcttattatctatataaaaaatcaatataaaatattaacgtagcATAACCGTTACCGCACAAAATAagaagagatgaaagtgtatgggaACTGGGAGCACCGAGAAGCCGCATCCTATTTTTACACAATTAAGTGCCAATAATGCTGCAAAAGTTGCAATTATTTTGAAAGGGAAGGTTCCTATTAGGGTTTAAGTAAAAGAGTGcaaatgatatttttatttttattagatGAAAAGGGTTTACACGTAGAAAGATCTTAATCACCAGAACCATTCATCATTCGCTCGACTTGTGGACTTTAGATAGACTGATTGTTTATAGACAATGATACTTTTACATTTAAAAGAGCGAGGAGTTTCGATTAAACCATACAATGAACTAGTCATAATAATTTAATGTCAAATCCACTTTTtatgaaaaatcaaattttagtgATCAGAAATTTCACCAAACCATAATGTagacaatttaaaatttataaatttttccaCACCCCGCATATTATTCACCAATTTTTACCTCGTACATCTTTCTTGATGTTTTATCATTGATCTActttaattcatttgatctgacggctaaaaactaaaagagtgtgtaagaagtaaaaataaaattatattaaaattttagtgGTCAAGAAGGGAGAATCAAACACATTATCTCGGGTGCATGATAAATGCGCTCTTAACTAAACGATTTACAAGCTTAGAAGAAACTATACATCTTGGATAACCTTGTACAACGAGCTGTGCTCAATGCTCATCTGATCCACCCCCTAATTCCCTGAGCAAGTCCCTAAACTCCTCATCTGTGCTCTTAAGCATCAATGGCAAAGGCACTTCCACTCCCCTCTCCACAACCTCCATGTCCTTGGAGGTAAGAGAGGGCCGGTTTTGAGCTGGCTTTTCACACTTGAGGCAAGCAATCTAGGGCACTTGTTGATGACCTTTCGGAAGTTGTTATCCGGGACTTTAAGGTCTTCAGAGAGGAAGACGAAAACCGGGTTGAGGTCGGACTTGATGCTGGAGGTGAGGATGTTGGGGCACATCCCAAAGATCTTGGCCAGGTCCTTTTGGTGGATGCCTTTGGAGTGGAGGAAGGAGATGACGGAGCGGATGGAGTCGAGAGTCGCGGAGCGGAGATTAGGGTTTTCGGAGAGGGCTTTGCCTGCATCAACTCGCATGATTTCAAGGCAGAGGATTTTCTCTTTGAATTGGAGGGAGAGTTTAGTGCGGGTGGGTGTGTAGAGAGGATACTTGTGGAGCAGGCTTTTGGGTTTTGCAGCCAATTGGGTGTCTAGATTAGATGATGATGCCTGGGAATTGAAGGGAGTAGAAGAAGATTTAGAAGAGCAGCAGAGAGATGATTGCAGTCTTGCAGAGCTGCTGCTGCTGAAAATGGCATGGGTTTTTttggagagggagggagagagtttttcttttctttttttgtctgtTGAAATATCATCCGCTGGGAAGtctttaaggaaaactaatgaaagtgACTTACGTTGAGttttaacaacaacaacaacaacaaaatcttttcccactaagtggggtcggctatgtgaatccttactttgagttttaaagataagaacaaaataaaaagaaaatgaatagtatcagaattgatttaaaataaacagtaccataaacttttcattaaagttcccaagTTTTTAACTGTATGGGTGGACAGGGAGTAACACCTGGCAGTTTGGTTGAATCTGATTGGTTGAGATTGGATTTCAAAGACTGTTTGCGGATTAAATCCAGACCTTGCATACCAATGGAAACAGAGTGAAAAGAGTGGATGAAAATCTAAAGGGAAGTGATTCCCGTAGACCATTTGTTCTCCCTGCACATCCATGTTTACTTCTGGCTTTGGAATAATCAGGAGTCGGGAAATAAACAAGGGTGTGCGGATATCTATTTCCCAAATCTAGCCTCCCCTAATTATCAGTGGTGTTTGAGTACAACATTTGCAAAACAACAAAATGCTTCAAAACATCGAATTGGGACAAACACGGAATAAAATTTATTCATCGGTGGAGCAAAGGAAGGGTTCCCATCACTGCCCATAAGAAATCTCACTTGACACTATCACAGTTCACCATAACGTGCAGTCTAAAGACGTTATAACAACATTACAGCAAAATTCAGGAAATTATGATTGTTCAAGCATGTCCGTTCGATGAGTCATAAACAAAAACCTTTAACGAAAGTAAAGACAAGGAAGTTAAACTCCTCTGCATGAGAATGCTTCTAAAATTCTTACCAGAACAAAATCGCATCTAAAATTGCGGCGATTATGAAAATTACACCGCCGTAAAGAGGGGGAATAGGGGGAGCGGCTCCAGTTGCAACTAGTGAAACTTTGCTCTCAATCTTCTTTCGACACTGAATGAGGTTTCTGATCCTGCGAGGAACGCATAaacaaatatattaaaataaaaagcgCCAAAGAAAAAGATTGTTGGTTTTGTAATATATAGAAGATGCAGATCATTTTAGCTGTGCAGTTAGCACCAATTTTACAGAACTGTAATGAAACAGTAATGATTATCTTACTTAGTAGTCAGCACCAACAGAAACTGAGTTTCCTACCCacgatattcaccccctcgtgGGTAGTTATAATCATTTCAGCAAACTGTAACTTCTTGATGCAGATTTACAGAGATATAAAACCACGTGTTTGCTAATGAAATATGACTATGAATCCTTTCAAGACTACCAAAAGAGCTTCGTTCTACTGAAATGTTTACCTTTAATTGGAAATAGCTCCATTGCTCCTCTCAATATTGCCCCTGGCTTCGACTTATAGAGTGGTTTTGAAGGAGTTTCTGGCTAGGGGTTTGGTGATCATCCTGCAAGTACAAATGCAATCAATGTGTATAATGCAACGAGAAGAAATTGTTCAAATGATTGGTTATTTTTATGGGTGCTGCATCCACACACCCCCTATTAATTTATGTCTTTTGATTTTCTTCCATTCATTTGATCCGACGGCCGGAAattgaggtgtgtggatagcaccaccccATTTTTTATGCATTCATCTACTCATATGGTGTACTTGATTAGCATCAGAGTACGTACAACACCATGTATAAATGCAGGATCTACAACACCaaagtgtaaatgtaaagaAACAAACCTTGTATAAAGATGCTGCTGACTCGGACTGTAATGTTTGAATTGCATCCTGCCCCAGTGAACGCAGAGCATCAAGGGCATCTAAGGTTAGCTGCCAACCACAAAGTGCAACAGCAGCAACACTGGAACCATGGCCACAGCTACTACTGCCTGCAGCAGCAACATTCCCATTGACCCAGGGGCAGAATTGGTTGTGATGGCCAATTGGATCAAATTCCATAGGTTCTTCATAATTGCTTTCACCTTTTGGAGGTCCTGGATAACCAAATAGAGTTTATCAAAATAATAGTAAATGAATACATCTGAGCAGAACATCATTCTCCTTTATAGGTATAACTAAATAAATGCAAAATATGCAGTaaaagtgtgttttttttttaggatgGAGTCATTCACAATATCACATTACAATTTTAAAGCCTTAAATCATCCTAATCCTCAAAAATAAGAACAAGAACGAATAGAAGTCATGTCTTCATATTTGTCAGAGGTTTTGTTAGAAGAACAATGAGAAAAGATGGACAAATATGCATAATTGCCCTACTAGAAATTTTACCTAGCCCGTTGGCAACTGCATACTCTGATTCTTGGTACACACAATTGTTCGTAAATGAAGATTTACCAGCACTTTTAACCTCCTTGGTTGTCCGATAATTGGAGAAGACATTAGCATTGCATGAAAGAGAAGGGCGGGCACTGTTCTCAAACTTGAAGCCTTGACTAATCTTTTCACCACTTTCCACAGATTCAGCCTTAGTAGAACCATCAATCTTTGAGCCACTATCAGCCCTCCCTATAGATCGAGATATCATCTCCTGACTATCACCATGGGGATCTTCCCTATTTATTTCATCAGGGACAATTTCATCCATTAGCCCAGGATCTGGGGCAGATTCACCTGTCTGGCCCTGATTTTCAGCATCTTCTGTTCTAGGTTCCACATCGCCAACTACACTATCTGCTCTATGGACAGATACATCAGCCCCATGAATCTCAGCTTCATGACTAGCACACATTCCAACACTTCCTACACTAATCCCGAAACTAATACCATCCCTGGCCTGAGCAGTCACAGTTTCTGTGTTAAAAATTTCCTCCCCATCATTTGTACTACTGACACCTATTTCCCCAATAACTACATCAGCCACGGGTTGGAAACCAACACTCTGCTGAGCTTGATTACTATAATTCAATTCTGATGTATCATTCATGTCCAGATTTCCATATGTACTAGAAGTGGGGAAATGAACATCATCAACATCTCCGGGATAATTTTCAACACTTTCCATAGAGTCGTCATCTGTACCGTGACCGATTGTATCCATTGCAATGACTGAAGATGCACGTGCTGAATCCATATTTGAATGGATTCCAAATTGGTCGCTACCTTGCGGAAACGAAGCAACTCTATTAGCATCAGCATAAATATCAAGACCCATTGAATGACTGGGACCAGCACCAGATGAACAGTACGTATCAAACATATCTGAATCACGAGCACGTTTTGAAGGCCCAGCTGAGTATTGTCCACCATCTGTAACTTCATCACCATCACGATCAATGACAGTTCCTTCAAAACTATCAGCGTGCTGTGTCCTTAAATGTGGCCTATCAACAGAACTGCCTCCTTTTTCCAAACTCCGCTTACGAGAACTGGGACCCCTTGATTCATATGAAGCTGCTCGATCACCAACCTCACTGCCTGCAGGTTGCCCAATCATCAGATCCCTTCCCATATCTGCGTCCTGAATGTTTTCTGACATTTCTGGTCTGCCAAACCGATTAAAAGTAAAACCTCCTCCCATTGTAAGATTCAAATCAACATCTGTTTTTGGAAACAAGCTCCCCTCAGTTGTTGTTGCTACTTCGTCACGGTCTTCAGTCTGTTCTTTCTCTGCATCATCAGTAGCAACCCAACCACTAATTCCACTGGCTGCACTTGCGCCACGTATCAATCCCAATTTTTTGCTTGTGTCAGGAATATCAATGTTGTTGGGAGTAAATCGCACAGGTCGAGGAATGGTTAAGAAATCCAATATTCTAACTGTAGCCCCACATAAGCTGCAATCTAGTAAGGGTGATCTGGGATCACGTCTAGATTCCTTAACCAACATTTTACTCTTTCCAGCATCTTTTCTAGCAGATGCAGAAACTGCTTTCTTGCTTGGTCCAGGTTCTTGTGAAAGATGGACCTGGGCATACGTCGGCCCAAGAGAATATCCATTTCTAGCTGATTGGGCAGAATGTTCTTCACAGTCTTGTGCATTTAAAAGCCATCGTGGTTCCCATCCACAAAGACTTATAAGCTTCTGAGCCTGATAATAGAAAGGAACTGGATTAGAAGAACATATACTTCAGTGTAATTTGACCAATACAACAAAATCACAAAGAGGGACAAGTTTATAAATAACTCTTACACGAGAATATAAACAGATTGATCCATCTCGGGAGCTTTCCTGTTCTGGTATACTTTCTGGTTTAAAATCTACTTCCCCTGCCATAAGAAAGCGATCAACCTGCGGACCCCGAGAAACCAACATTTGCTCAATTGCAGATGCAGCTACATTAGGTAGAGAGTGGAATTGCAAAAGTCCATCACATCTATCCTTATATCCCCCAATTAAAGCAGACTGAGGGGTAGGAGGGAATTGCACCAGGCTTTCTGGGCAGCTGTTTCCTCTCCAAGGACAAGCAGCTTTGTGACCGGAATCCAGCTGCTTGACAAAGGCATCCCCCGCATTTTGAACTTTGCATTGAAATGAAGAGGACAGAACAAGAAAAATTTTAAAAGTAGGAATAGACAAGCTTATGCAGATATCATTGAATTCTTAACACAATTTctgatcaaataaaaaaaatagcataTTCTAAAAATGAAGATTAGCATCATTATACTTTTATAAGAAACGAGAAATTATTAACAGCTGAAAAGTGAAGTATAGAGCAAGATGTTCAAGAAGTCCAGTAGGAAAATCCAACTAAAAGCACTGGCAGGACCACACTAAACCAAACAAACACTTACcccaaaacagaaaacaaatccAGTTGGATCAAACCAAAGGGTCCTTCAGATGCTTAGACAAGGTCACAAGGAAGCCTAACTATAAGCAAGGAATTTAACTGCACCCACAGTTTGGACTACAGCTACTCATTTAGATGTTAATTTTGCAAGTGAAATATATATGGATGTAGAAGACTGAAAAACAACTTTCAACCAAAATAATATAATGCCTTAATAACATAAGAAGTCATCCTAAGCTGACTGTAGCAATTTTTCGTACATTTTTTTAGTATAATGGACATGCCAAAAGCAACACCACAGCGTTTTATGTGTAAAATCAGAAATAATAAGTCTACCATGCACATGATATGTAGCAGAAAAGAATCAGAAGCTGTCCAGAAAGTCTTCTCAGAAATATTTAGGGAGTTGCGATGTAATCCGCAATATAAAATGGAGGCTAAATAGGTTTATACAAATTATAAACATGTATTTTAAAAGACattgttttaaatttaaattactAGAAATCCCCTAAGACAGCTATAGCCAACCTTCGTCAGGAGTCCAAGATGGCAACAAAGCAAAACCAAGGGATGCACCGCATGATTCACATGCAATTTTATCCACATCAACATTCACCCAACCTCTCCGAGCACATGCCAATGAACTGATGACCTGAAAGAAATGAGCAAAAGTTAGATGCTTTGAAATTGTCCTGAGCCTGTTGCAGGCACGAAATGAAAGATTTCTGGAGGGAAATGTATGTTCGATTGCTTACAGTTGAACGTTGAGTTGTCCAAgaataccatattttcacttCAAGGGATATATTGTATATAACATTTAATATGAGAATCAAAATGTACCAACAAATTTAGCAGAAATTTACTAAATGATGAGTCAACAAAAAGGTATTTCATTTATGTaacataatattaataatatattaaatGTACATACAGCATAACTATAGATGCatgtatctatatatatgtgtgtgtgtgtgtgtgtgtgtgtgtgtgtgtgtgtgtgtgtgtgtgttctaaatgacttaaaataaaatggaaGTATTAACAACTCAATTAAGTACAGAAAGACTTGAGTGTATGGATATAGCAGCAAAAGTTCAAACCTTGGGCTTTGAAAACCAATTTGAAGGTTTAAAAGTAGCCAAGCGGCGCAGTAAGTCGCCTCTTTCCCAAGGTCTACACGACAGCCTTGATGATCCAAAAACAGAACTATCCCCACCCCCACCACCGCCAGCACTGGTGCTCAAAGAAGTCACCGGTGGTTGCGAACCAACACAAGATATAGATGCTCCTTTGGAGCCTTGTCCATGAATAGACCCGTCTACACTGCCCACATTTGCCGGAACAGTCGGCGACGATGCCCCAGCCGAACTAACATACACAAAGCAAACATATTTAACCACAATTGAACAATAATACACAGAACAAATTCTAATCAACCAAAGATCAATTCTTTCACCAAAAAATGAACAACACGTTTGATTAAATTAAGCTGAAAATCACGCAACACTAGGAAATGAAGCTCAAATCTCCACCATCCAAGCAACCATACAGAGGCACAAATCGACCAATTCGTCACAGATATGACCAAAATCCTAACACTAACTGCACCAATTGATGCAAATTGGAACACTACACTCGCAGCTCGAACCAAACAGCAAGCAAATGCAAAACCCTAATTGGATCAGCAGGAGAAATTGGAGGAAAACGAAGACggagatttagagagagagagagagagagagagagagagagaggataggGTACCTGGCAGCAGGGGCAGGATCAATGTTCCCTCCGGAGCTGATGACCTCCTCTCTCATTGCTCCTGTTGATTTTTCGAAAGCAGAGGATACGAGAGAGTGTGCGTACTGGCAGCCCCTTTTTTATACCAAGTACCGAATGAGTGTGGTGCGGCGCGTAAGCGTTACTCTCACTTCCTTTTCCGCTTTGGTGAAAAGGCTTATTAGTCCCCAGTGAAAGGTACTCGAAAGAAACTttcgtgattaaaaaaaaaaaaaaaaagttaggatTTAAGTTCATGTGGTAAAATTTGTTAGGATTTAATtttaaacttgaaaattatATCAATTCTCAATTAATTTTTAGCATGTAAACCACATATATGAGGCTAAAACGAAACTCTTTATTAATTGTTAGTACGTGATGCTTACATGTGAGGCTAACTTTATTCTTTTAGGCCTCAGGTGCTTACAATTAAAAGTTGACAAATTTTCAACTTTTACTCTAAATTCTAACAAACTGCACCACATGAGCTTAAatctcttttttgttttcactaTAACTATCCTATTTTTACGAGGATTATTATTCTAATTAGGCCGGGAGAAAATGGAGTTGTAGCAACATTTTTAcgcttatctttttattttatttattttttcagttttattcacgcatattttattaaaattaattactgtttaattaataacctaaaatttaagttaTGAAAGGGAATGAGAATTATAATATAATTACGAGTACTAGTAAAAGAGTGAAGATTCTTACCGGATTCTCTTTGTAAGGATTCcgaatatccttaaattatattttatcgtatatcgtgatgtcagaaattattatattttttatttaaaattaaatataaataataacgGACAAAAATATACGATAAATAGAtgtaattgaaaaatctctcatcctcATAAAGAAAACTCGACGAGAATCCTCTCTCCTAGCAAAATACACGTTGTACGAAAAAGTGACAAAATTTAAATAAGAAAGTTTAGTTTGAAGATTGGTAGCATTGAATCACGGCTTTGCAGTTGGGTGGACCCATCCACCGCCGCCCTCAACGCTGGATCGGGCCCCAATTTGACTGGACAACGTGACTAAACCAGCCTAGTGTTTTTTTATTGGCTAGACCAGCCTAGTAGGCCTTAAATTTTATCTTATTAATCTTTTATAATACGATTTACTTTAAGCGAGTGATTTATATTAGAGAATGACTTACATGATCTAGTTACATTGTTACGTAGTATTTCGTGTTAATGATATA carries:
- the LOC103435019 gene encoding solanesyl diphosphate synthase 3, chloroplastic/mitochondrial-like, producing the protein MLFSRGFSRIQRSSFNGLCRCFLSHRRDPQFVAASAYSQSLSDSTQKIMGCREFFSWGLPPVFHVSKHQIHQQSSSMVEEPLDPFSLVSDELSIIANRLRAMVVAEVPKLASAAEYFFKMGVEGKRFRPTVLLLMSTALNITVPEPPTQLREALSTELRARQQCIAEVTEMIHVASLLHDDVLDDADTRRGVGSLNCVMGNKLAVLAGDFLLSRACVALASLRNTEVVSLLSTVVEHLVTGETMQMTTTSDQRCSMEFYIQKTYFKTASLISNSCKAIAVLAGHTTEVATLAYEYGKNLGLAFQLIDDVLDFTGTSASLGKGSLSDIRHGIVTAPILFAMEEFPQLRTVVEQGLDNNPANIELALDYLGRSRGIHRTRELATKHANLAAAAIESLPESEDENVRKSRRALLDLTHIVITRTK